A stretch of DNA from Lycium ferocissimum isolate CSIRO_LF1 chromosome 4, AGI_CSIRO_Lferr_CH_V1, whole genome shotgun sequence:
ttttcaaaacttgaaaaacttcaccgaaatcaagtttttcaaaaaaaaaattggaatctatggccaaacgctagctAAAATTTCCTAGAGATACTAACTTATTACATATAGTAGGTAGCTTTATAGAGAAAACACCCTTCTTATCAGCATTGATTTGTTTTCTTGCAGTATTGTCAGGTTATGCTAGTatgtgattatgtttattccTTTAAAGAAACTTTGCCAACTATTCAACTTCTAAATCCTCAAATTACATTTTTCTCAATTTGCAGTAAGAGCTAAGTTTATATCACTTGTTTTCTCATATAAGTGTATATTGGGGGGACACCAAAAAGGAAGATATCAATTGGTATATCAATTGGTGTTTTTACTTTTCTCAGGTTAAGACGCAATGCATCTCTGCCTTTATACTTCTTATCCATTTTTTTAGATGCTGTACTCTTGCTTCTCCagtatttgaaaattaaatggTAACAGTTTAAGAAAATCTTGGGTCTTTGTTTAGTTTATGGGCATTCTATCCATCATAGATAATGTTAGCAGAATCTGATATTTCTAACTAGGCTGGCATTTAGCAATTAGCACAATTAAAAGAAGTCATTTTTTTTGTAAGTTGGGTAAATTTCATTGAAAAAGAAGGTACCATGGAGCCCAGAGGTATTGTGATAGTTGATACATACAAGATTTCGTTGTTTTATTTTAGATTTAGCCGATACATTGTCCAATAACCGTCCGATAATTGCTAACTCGATACCGAATGAACCGATATATTATCGGTTGGCTAGCGGATTAATACATTTAAAAATCGATAACTAATAAACTGAACCGTTAAGTGTAATTATCCGCCCGATAAGCAACCCCAGGAGTCGTCAATGTATTAagtcaaaaaaggaaataaCATTGCCTACCTATTCATCAGTCATTATAAGGCGTTTGTGTTTGTGCTGCCACGATGCTTCCATgacattctctctctctctctctctctctctctctctctttctctctctctctcttttgatAAACAGCTAGCCAAAACTATTAATTTTGTATTTACGTTGAATAAGCAACTAACAATAGAGGTTAAGATCTGCCATTAATGAACATGACAGTTGCATTGTCAAGAGAGGAGAATTGCTTGTGTAGGAAGGAAAGAGAATTTTATTGTATCTTTCAATCATTACAAGTCACACTTTATATAACCATCTATCTCTACTATCACATGCTACTTTAACAGAGTTAATCCAAACTAATCTTGACTTAAATGCCAGCTAAGATACAGCTCATGTAACTAACTACAACTACTATAATCGACCAGCTGATATACACCTAATATACAGTGTATACTCAGGTGCTTTTGCACATAGTCGTGTATCATGCAACTTAACACTCACCCTCAAGCTGGAGGGTGATAGACATCTAACACACCTAGCTTGTTCAATAGGAAGTTATGCTGAGCAATCCCTAATCCTTTAGTCAACACATCTGCAAGCTACATTCTTGAACTCACAAATTCTGTCTTGATCAGCCCATCCTTTAGCTTGTCCCTTACAAAATGACAATCTATCTCAATATGCTTGGTTCTCTTATGGAATATAGGGTTAGAAACTATTTACAAGGCTGCCTTGTTATCACAATACAACTTAAGCTGCGATTAATTGTATATTTAGACTTTGCAAAAGAAACTAACTAGCTAAGACACCTCCATCTTCTTTGTTACGTTTTCTATACTCGCTTTGATTGAGAGCTCGTTAACTGTGTGTTGCTTCTTCGATTTCCATGAGATCAAGGAGCCTCCTAGTTGCACAACATATCCTATAACTGACCTCCTTGCGTTGGGGCATGAGGCCCAATCTGCATCACAAAACACTATCAAACTCGTTTACGTTATCTCTTCATCAACACTCTCGACTCGGTGCCCCTTTTAAGTACCTTAGCACCTTTATAGCAGCTTCCCAATGTGATATTTTTGGACATTGCATGAAGCGCAAGATTTGTACCGCAAATCATATGTCGTGTCCGTGATGGGTCAAGTAGATCAACTATTGCCTAATGTTGGTAGGCATGAATATCTTCCAGAATTGGATCATCTGTTCTATTTGATTGTTCATCATCTGCTTGTGTAAGTAATATATCATATTCCATTGTGGTAAGCTTCAAAGTCAATTCAATAGGTGTGGCAACAGGTTTTGCACCACTTAATCCCATTGCAGACAACAACCCAAGAGTATACTTCCTTTGGTTCaatgggaatgagaagaaaggaaatgaaatataaatactattgaaaaaaacatttttaaaaataaaataattaaaaagtaaaaataaaaaagaaattaaataatagaaataaaaaaataaattagaaaagaaaaggaattaaaataaaataaaaagaaaataagtaatagaaataaaaataaattaaaaaaaaaaagaaattaaaataaaataaaaaataaaaaattaaaaagtatacACGTAATTctggtgtaattacacccataGCCCCCCCCTCGAGAATTGGAgaaagtgtaattacaccctctcaattacccccattcccacctaactgtgtaTTCGGCCAAACAAATGTTTCAAACGTCATTGTgtattacaccaattccaattacctgggtggctttcaaAACAGGCCCTTATTGTATCTTTCAATCATTACAAGTCGCACTTTATATAACCATCTATCTCTACTACCACATGCTACTCTAACAGAATTAATCCCAACTAATCTTGACTTAAATGCCAGCTAAGATACAGCTCATGTAACTAACTACAACTACTATAACCGACCTACTGATATACACCTAATTAATACACAGTGTATACTCAGCTGCTTTTGCACATAGTCGTGTATCATGCAACTTAACAAAAACGACATGGTTCACGCATCCCTATCCCTTAagtagttaatgatgttgtcaaTGTTTACCAAATGAATCAATAATTGTTGTTGCAACGTATTTTTTTGCTCGAAAGTGACAACTACGATGTCTTCATCTGCAATAAATCTGACAAAACAGAAAGAATCCCTCAAACCTCACCCATCCAGCATCAGTCATCACTCTGCTCCTCTCAGAAAGAGACTTCAGAGAATTAGTACTCGTAAATGAACTCCTCACACATCATGGCATCAGCGATCAGTCATTAACTAGATTACGTTACGGCAATTAAGGTGCGTTAAACGAATttagaatttataaattttatcgTGATCTTAAGTTAATAGCCGGAACTTGGacaaaattattgatttttatttattgtaCTGTAGACCCACTTATAGAAGTCAGTTTTAACTCAAAAGTGAAATTTGTCTAATCCTGTTAGTCCATTACTTTTCCTAATTCTACGACATAAGGTTTGTTTTATTGATTCAATCTGACTTATCCACCTGGTTTGACTAAATCCACCAATTTGACATATTAAGATTTAAGAACGTCGATTTTGACTCGGTTTCAATTGAACGACTTCGATTTCAACTCAATTCATATTGATCAATTGCATTAGGTAAACATTCAACGGATTATGAAGCATTAAACAATTAAAGTTCTCGAACGTGTAATCTTCATAATTATTTTAGGAATCGGGAAGACATAATATTTGCAAGTAATATAACTTCTTATTGATAATCATAATTTgtgcatcattatcatcatagttAATAAATACAAAAGGAGAGATTTCCATctatgtacaaaatatacaactccATTTTCCCACTTGATCAGTATGTACATAAACGTCAAACCGTCTTTCAGCTGAAGAAGATGGAtgggttgttttggtatttggcaGAAACATTATATTAATCCAGATTAAAGATTATAATAATCCAGattaattattaaatataaGGGTTAATGTGTGAAGAATAGTCCCGAATACCAGCTCCTTCCCATCCCATCCATTCTTCCCACATATCCCAATCTGGATCATTCACTCCTctcatggaatcatcattatcatcatattccTCAAATATCTCTGCACTCTTGGTTTCACCTTTCAAGTTACTCATTACAGTCTGCACCAATAACCACACATTAAAGAAATTAAAGTGACTCTGAATAATTGAGAAGTTTAACATAATTGATCCTAAAatattgtattaaaaaaatGGACCTACACAAACAAGTTCTAGTACGTAATACTAATTGAAAATCTGGATGGTGACATTATTAGATAATGTAATTGGCACGTCTCAATTTTCAGCAAAAGTGAAAAGGACCTTTTGCCTAAAAAGTGTTCACGGGTTCCCTACACGATTAAATAATCCAAGGATGAAATGATTGATACCTACTAAAAGTATTTGTTACGGAATAAAAGTTTTATATTAATCCTTTGAAGCTCTTCTAGTGGCGTAAATGAAAGtccactttttttatttattattaggATTAGGATAGATTAGTAGGAGTATTAGAAAATagaaatcacaatatcaagAATCTAAGCTTTATCTTCCTTAGCCTTCTTTCATTTGGTTCCTATATTCTGTGCTTCACTTCAACgctttttatttgatttaaagcTAAAGCAACATATCACATTTTATTACTACTAACTCACAGacgaaaaagataaaataaaatggacCAAAAGAAATGTCAAATTAGTAATACACAGTTGGCTAGATGCAGAAAACTTACATCGTATGCTTCATTAATTTGGTGGAACTGAATGCCGCAATTACTTCCTCTGCACACATCCGGGTGATACTGAAATTCAATCAAACAAAATTTCGTTAATTAACATGTCTAATAAGCATAGGAGAAGCTCAATAAAAACTAAAATAGCAGGATCAAAAGGTAATAATTTCCCAGAAAACTACCTAATACACCTAAAAGGATACACATTTAAACAGAAAACAACCTTTTCCCATTAAAAGAAACACTAACCATGCCTAAGATGAATCCTAATAACCGTGTTTGTTACTCAATCATCAACTTTTTCTTTGAGAAAAAGGATTCTAACCATAAAACTGTTTATTTTATAATCGTCATGTTCGGGTCAACTTACAAGTACCTCTATTAATTTTACAATACCTCTCACCTCTCACTAACAAAGTTACTCCCATCGACTTA
This window harbors:
- the LOC132052270 gene encoding chaperone protein dnaJ 8, chloroplastic-like, producing the protein MATAMGMLGNVGGCGSASASWIRLTKKKTKGDKIRFNVSCIYSPSVSNPYKTLRIQPDASETEVRKAFRQLALQYHPDVCRGSNCGIQFHQINEAYDTVMSNLKGETKSAEIFEEYDDNDDSMRGVNDPDWDMWEEWMGWEGAGIRDYSSHINPYI